Proteins encoded together in one Streptomyces sp. B1I3 window:
- a CDS encoding isochorismatase family protein, whose product MHRALIVVDVQNDFCEGGSLAVAGGADVAAAITDLIGEAQPGYRHVVATRDHHIDPGDHFSATPDFEHSWPVHCVAGTEGVGFHPNFAPAVASGAIDTVFDKGAYAAAYSGFEGVDENGTGLAEWLRERSVTEVDVVGIATDHCVRATALDAAREGFTTHVLLDLTAGVAEGTTERALEELRTAGVELSGKPVV is encoded by the coding sequence ATGCATCGCGCCTTGATCGTCGTCGACGTTCAGAACGACTTCTGCGAGGGCGGCAGCCTCGCGGTGGCGGGCGGCGCCGATGTCGCCGCCGCCATCACCGACCTGATCGGCGAGGCACAGCCCGGCTACCGCCATGTGGTGGCCACCCGTGACCACCACATCGACCCGGGTGACCACTTCTCCGCCACGCCGGACTTCGAGCACTCCTGGCCGGTGCACTGCGTCGCCGGTACCGAGGGGGTCGGCTTCCACCCGAACTTCGCTCCGGCGGTCGCCTCCGGCGCCATCGACACCGTCTTCGACAAGGGGGCGTACGCCGCCGCGTACAGCGGCTTCGAGGGTGTCGACGAGAACGGGACCGGGCTCGCCGAGTGGCTGCGCGAGCGGTCCGTGACGGAGGTCGACGTCGTCGGTATCGCCACGGACCACTGCGTGCGCGCCACCGCCCTGGACGCGGCCCGTGAGGGCTTCACGACGCATGTGCTGCTGGACCTGACCGCCGGCGTGGCCGAGGGGACGACGGAGCGGGCCCTGGAAGAGCTGCGTACGGCGGGTGTGGAGCTGTCCGGGAAGCCGGTCGTCTGA
- a CDS encoding nicotinate phosphoribosyltransferase: MNSADLGRRVGVPSTALFTDQYELTMVQAALKAGTADRRSVFEAFTRRLPEGRRYGVVAGTGRVLDAVENFHFDDEMLAFLRDQRIVDAATIDWLADYRFGGDIWGYPEGEVYFPGSPLLRVEGSFAECVLLETVILSILNHDSAIAAAASRMSAAASGRRLIEMGARRTHELSAVASARAAYVGGFHTTSDLAAGFRYNIPTVGTSAHAFTLLHDSERDAFRAQVDSLGRGTSLLVDTYDVTEAVRTAVEIAGPELGAVRIDSGDLLLVAHRVRQQLDELGATETKIVVTSDLDEYAIASLAAAPVDAYGVGTQLVTGSGHPTCSMVYKLVARAGSADPADPLVPVVKKSLGAKSSRGGRKWAARRLDEYGVAEAEVIGTGDLPAEPVGRQLQVELVRGGEVIAREPLEAARERHIAARSGLPMSAMQLSRGEPVIPTEYV; this comes from the coding sequence ATGAACTCAGCGGACCTTGGGCGACGGGTCGGTGTGCCGTCGACCGCGCTCTTCACCGACCAGTACGAGCTCACGATGGTGCAGGCCGCACTGAAGGCCGGCACCGCGGACCGGCGCTCCGTCTTCGAGGCCTTCACCCGGCGACTGCCCGAGGGGCGGCGCTACGGGGTGGTCGCGGGCACCGGCCGGGTGCTGGACGCGGTGGAGAACTTCCACTTCGACGACGAGATGCTCGCCTTCCTGCGCGACCAGCGCATCGTCGACGCGGCCACGATCGACTGGCTGGCCGACTACCGCTTCGGCGGCGACATCTGGGGTTACCCGGAGGGCGAGGTGTACTTCCCGGGCTCGCCGCTCCTGCGGGTCGAGGGCTCCTTCGCCGAGTGCGTGCTGCTGGAGACCGTGATCCTGTCGATCCTCAACCACGACTCCGCGATCGCCGCCGCGGCCTCCCGGATGTCGGCCGCGGCGAGCGGACGCCGGCTGATCGAGATGGGGGCGCGGCGCACCCACGAGCTGTCGGCGGTGGCCTCCGCCCGCGCCGCGTACGTCGGCGGCTTCCACACCACCTCGGACCTGGCGGCCGGCTTCCGGTACAACATCCCGACCGTCGGGACGAGCGCCCACGCCTTCACGCTGCTGCACGACAGCGAGCGGGACGCGTTCAGGGCGCAGGTGGACTCGCTGGGCCGGGGCACGTCGCTGCTGGTCGACACGTACGACGTGACCGAGGCCGTCCGTACGGCCGTGGAGATCGCCGGGCCGGAGCTCGGCGCCGTACGGATCGACTCGGGCGACCTGCTGCTGGTCGCGCACCGGGTGCGGCAGCAGCTGGACGAGCTGGGTGCCACGGAGACGAAGATCGTGGTGACGTCGGACCTGGACGAGTACGCGATCGCCTCGCTGGCCGCCGCGCCGGTCGACGCCTACGGGGTGGGCACGCAGCTGGTCACCGGGAGCGGGCACCCGACGTGTTCGATGGTCTACAAGCTGGTCGCGCGTGCGGGGTCCGCCGATCCCGCCGATCCGCTGGTGCCGGTCGTGAAGAAGTCGCTCGGCGCGAAGTCGTCCCGGGGCGGCCGCAAGTGGGCGGCGCGCCGGCTGGACGAGTACGGGGTGGCCGAGGCCGAGGTGATCGGCACCGGTGACCTACCGGCGGAGCCGGTCGGCAGGCAGCTCCAGGTGGAGCTGGTCAGGGGCGGCGAGGTGATCGCCCGGGAGCCGCTGGAGGCGGCGCGCGAGCGGCACATCGCGGCCCGGTCGGGGCTGCCGATGTCGGCGATGCAGCTGTCGCGGGGCGAGCCGGTGATCCCCACGGAGTACGTCTGA